ATTTACGTCGTCCCTCATGCTTACAGCTTTTAGTACGAAAGATGCGACGAAATCGACGAAATGGTACCGTTGAACGGAAGAACCGGTGGCGCCATATTGATAAAAAATCAGACAGGTTGTGTAAGCATGCGCAAATGAGCATTAGTGAATGTATGTTCCTGCAGCAGTCGATAAATTGTTGTCTAGCTTTCGCTGGTTCCCGTCAAGTGGCGCCAGTGTTTCCctaaaaaaaatatcgatCGGTAAGTTGTTGAGTAGTTTGAGCCGATTTTGTACAGATGGCGCTACGGTCGCAAGAGAGAGAAAGTAATAACCTCCTCTCTCTTTGACGTCCGAAGATAGACTGATGCGCTCCAGCGCGAAGCGATTAATTTATACTGTTTACTTCCCGCTTCAAACTTCAATAATTTTTCGATCTTGTGCTGATTTTTAACTctgatttctaaaaaatagGGTCAAAATAATGTTCTCTCGCGAATAAAGACATGTCCTGTCTCTTTGTATTTGCAGTCACTGCTGTATAGAAAGGCATAAGATACATATCTTTAATGATAGGAAGCTCAATGAACGTAATATTGCCTGTAGCAATCTGTATACCagtttttttaataatatagtaGCTCTtataacttataatttatGACTTTATCCTGTAAAAAAGGTTATTTGAATGTCAGATTAGTAGATCGGCTTCAATCGGCTTGTTACTGTGTAGTGTTGTCTGTACTTCTTGCAGTACTTGGGAACAATTGTTATAGACTATTTATTTTAAGTTGTAAGTTGgcacaatttatttttaagtatccgagaaataatattatacgaataaaacatgtaatatgataataataaaattttttaacataataatataatgtgatataatacgtataatattacaataagagtaatacaataataatataataataatacagtAAAGTTTTAATGTGTCTTATAAACTTTTGAAATTGTATTCTATATTGTTGaatattctaaaaaaatatattaaataataaacattgtaatgttataaaaatactGTTGCCGAACATTTCATATTTGTTAACGAAAGATAAAACAGGACGGTTTTTGTAGGGGTAGGGCTCTTACGGACCGGAAGTAGtgtttgtattttaaaatttgaaattttgactTATCCATCCAGagcatatttttataataattataacttttaaattaatgGAACTCTGGAAATTTTCCGTCTTAATCTTCTTGAACATTTTTTAGAGAAAGTTTCTCTTATCTTACTGATAATTTTTTCGTAATATCTTTCCTTAGATAATATAACGTGCGGAATTCTTTTGCTGATAATCCTTTGCTGTTCAGTTACGCGGTGATGTATAAGAATTTATACAAATTgtttgaattaatttattttattttagatgGCTCTTCGTTGGGGTGTAGCAGGTGCTGGAAAAATATCCCATGACTTTGTTACAGCTTTGGGAATATTGCCAGCATCCGAACATGTGGTTGTTGCAGTAGCAGCACGAGACCTATCAAGGGCACAAAAATTTGCTAGCTTGCACAAAATTAAAAAGGCATACGATAGTTATGCGAAGGTTGCCGAGGATAAAGAAGTTGGTACGTGTTAAATAGGATATGTTATTTTCTCTACAAGagtattatataatatgtatacatatttggcatttattaatttcaacaGATATTGTATACATCGGAACGTTGAATCCACAACATTTTGAGATTGCAAAATTGATGTTGAATCATGGAAAACACGTTCTCTGTGAGAAACCTTTAACTATGAATTTGAAACAAACAACcgagttaattaaattcgCAAGGAGCAAAAAATTGTTCCTTATGGAAGCTATTTGGAGTAGATGCTTCTCCACATATGAAGCTATAAAGAAGGAGATTGATTCGGGAAGCATTGGAGATATTCATCAAGTTATCGTATCTTTCGGATTTAAAATGCCAGACGTTGAAAGACTTAAGTACGTACACATTTTTATacgttatttatttttctctagaaaaaattattaaggtACTTGGATCGAAAATTCAACGGTTTAAGagatatcttagggagagaCAGGGAGAGCCCCGTACGATATATTTTAAACTACTCCTTAAAATGCCTCCACTTTCCTTTTATTTGTTTAGCGCAAAAAGTCTAGGAGGTGGTACTGTATT
The genomic region above belongs to Osmia bicornis bicornis chromosome 9, iOsmBic2.1, whole genome shotgun sequence and contains:
- the LOC114873113 gene encoding trans-1,2-dihydrobenzene-1,2-diol dehydrogenase-like → MALRWGVAGAGKISHDFVTALGILPASEHVVVAVAARDLSRAQKFASLHKIKKAYDSYAKVAEDKEVDIVYIGTLNPQHFEIAKLMLNHGKHVLCEKPLTMNLKQTTELIKFARSKKLFLMEAIWSRCFSTYEAIKKEIDSGSIGDIHQVIVSFGFKMPDVERLNAKSLGGGTVLDLGVYGIQFACFVFNHDVPHTVRAAGTLNEEGVDQSVSATFVYSGNRTATIVTHSLINLPNEAYILGTKGMIKVPQFWSPPTVELPSGTVHAPLPEAAHPFNFINSAGLRFEAEEARNCILKGLIESPKVPHDASLLIAKLEDEIRREVGVVYPED